NNNNNNNNNNNNNNNNNNNNNNNNNNNNNNNNNNNNNNNNNNNNNNNNNNNNNNNNNNNNNNNNNNNNNNNNNNNNNNNNNNNNNNNNNNNNNNNNNNNNNNNNNNNNNNNNNNNNNNNNNNNNNNNNNNNNNNNNNNNNNNNNNNNNNNNNNNNNNNNNNNNNNNNNNNNNNNNNNNNNNNNNNNNNNNNNNNNNNNNNNNNNNNNNNNNNNNNNNNNNNNNNNNNNNNNNNNNNNNNNNNNNNNNNNNNNNNNNNNNNNNNNNNNNNNNNNNNNNNNNNNNNNNNNNNNNNNNNNNNNNNNNNNNNNNNNNNNNNNNNNNNNNNNNNNNNNNNNNNNNNNNNNNNNNNNNNNNNNNNNNNNNNNNNNNNNNNNNNNNNNNNNNNNNNNNNNNNNNNNNNNNNNNNNNNNNNNNNNNNNNNNNNNNNNNNNNNNNNNNNNNNNNNNNNNNNNNNNNNNNNNNNNNNNNNNNNNNNNNNNNNNNNNNNNNNNNNNNNNNNNNNNNNNNNNNNNNNNNNNNNNNNNNNNNNNNNNNNNNNNNNNNNNNNNNNNNNNNNNNNNNNNNNNNNNNNNNNNNNNNNNNNNNNNNNNNNNNNNNNNNNNNNNNNNNNNNNNNNNNNNNNNNNNNNNNNNNNNNNNNNNNNNNNNNNNNNNNNNNNNNNNNNNNNNNNNNNNNNNNNNNNNNNNNNNNNNNNNNNNNNNNNNNNNNNNNNNNNNNNNNNNNNNNNNNNNNNNNNNNNNNNNNNNNNNNNNNNNNNNNNNNNNNNNNNNNNNNNNNNNNNNNNNNNNNNNNNNNNNNNNNNNNNNNNNNNNNNNNNNNNNNNNNNNNNNNNNNNNNNNNNNNNNNNNNNNNNNNNNNNNNNNNNNNNNNNNNNNNNNNNNNNNNNNNNNNNNNNNNNNNNNNNNNNNNNNNNNNNNNNNNNNNNNNNNNNNNNNNNNNNNNNNNNNNNNNNNNNNNNNNNNNNNNNNNNNNNNNNNNNNNNNNNNNNNNNNNNNNNNNNNNNNNNNNNNNNNNNNNNNNNNNNNNNNNNNNNNNNNNNNNNNNNNNNNNNNNNNNNNNNNNNNNNNNNNNNNNNNNNNNNNNNNNNNNNNNNNNNNNNNNNNNNNNNNNNNNNNNNNNNNNNNNNNNNNNNNNNNNNNNNNNNNNNNNNNNNNNNNNNNNNNNNNNNNNNNNNNNNNNNNNNNNNNNNNNNNNNNNNNNNNNNNNNNNNNNNNNNNNNNNNNNNNNNNNNNNNNNNNATAGGGTGTggttaaaaacttttataattttcacaaattaaattttaatttttttgcgttacattacaatattttaatgaaatgtataatgcattaataatatttttaatttaaaaatataggcttcatataagcgtaaaacatgtcttatatgtcattataatatgttccgtaaaattataagtatgattattggtggtaaaatattacagacaaaaagaaatttcaattatattataattgagcaataaaagaaattaatttactttatattaaataaacgttcaatttttttcggtcgttgataaggtttcgcatagaaaaaaatatttagtgcaccctaaaccctgaagcCTGAAACTTAAACCTAAACATTGAATACTAAACCCTGAATTGTGAAACCCTTAAAAACCTAAACGCTGAACCCTAAAGCTCAATTTAGTCACCAATAACAGTTCGTTCTAATTGGTTGAAAAGGTTGTACttaattatttaacaaatGTTTGATTAAATAGAAGTCCATAAAACGATAATTTCTatagaagaaatttttaataacaatATATATCTTCCATATTAATGTATAtcgttttataaatataagcataaacgccttttaaaaacaaaaatggttTAAGACTAATCTGAAAATCGTTCGACATAATACTTCATGAaaacaatatatacaaatgtaaaaaagatatacaataatataatgaatgaaaaaagaaaataacctttactatttttgtgaaaaacaaaaatattaattttttttaaacaagaaaaaaaaaataaaatcattttcttatttatagatttttatatataattacaaaTTATGTTTGGACTTTTGCTGAAGCAAAAACTTGTCAATTTTTCGTCTTATTATAAacataattttgtgaaaCTACATTTACTACAAATATGAATTTTATAGAAGTAAACGCTGTGGTAAtgtaattaaattaaataacaaTTGTTGGttatccttttatttttgccattCCTTTATGTGTGCATCTAAAAATTGGCCATGACTTTATATGATTTTGGTTGTTATGATGAACTTCTACTTCATGCTGTAATGTATTGATCCAAAAAACGCAGATACAAACTACGAATCCCTTTTTCCAATAATTATTTCGTGtgctttttaatatttttaagaattcttttattttttcgaataattattatacaatATGTCTCTTAGGAGGTTCTCCACCCTATGACATAAATGtagtaatataaaatttataaacagTACCTCCGACGCCAATAAACTTGAAAttaagtgagaaaaaaaaaatatggtaaaaaacttttcccttttccattACATTGTTATTGCGTTCTTATTGCTTCTACAAATTGCCGATACTGttatatgtaaattaaaaacgacTGTCTGcctataattttgttattaaaCATCATCAAGGAAtctttattaatatatagcCTACGAACGGATTGATACTACATATGTAAACAAGCAAGAAATTGTAGGAAAGCTGCTAAAAATTGATAGCATAccccaaatgaaaaaaaagttcaaaatatacataaaaaaatgtaaatatactCCATTTAACAGGCAactgaaaatgaaaattttcttcagtatgataatttattttccaggGCAATGCTTCTTATCACATGCATTAGCAAGATTATTTTCATGCCAAATGTGTTAAGttcgatttttatttttatttatccttcaatatgtattattcaaattattaaaatcgtatatttttggttaatataaaaaaaataaaaaggtgaaagaaaaaaattgtaaaattcgCTTAAACGAATTTTTGCTCTATGGGCAAAAGGACTACATCCTACAAGCcaataaaaggaaatacaATTGTATGCACTTGTTACAAATACAAACAATTAATTCTAATTtagaaatttaaataaagttACACAATTCAAATAATTATCATAGTGCTTGTAAATCATTCATGCATAAGcttgaaatattttctcatttattGCATCAAGCAAAATGACTAAAATGGTATCAGAACTACAATCAGAATTGCTTTTATTTACCAAAGTAGCATCATGAATAATCCAGGGGGGTTAATGGTTGCATGTGTTCAATAtctaaaaaagaaataaaaagaataaagcaaaatgatgTAATGTTTCTTTTTGAATGGGATTTTGCTTTTGAAATTTGAATTACTGTTAGGCATCAGGGGGATTCTTTGAATATTATCACAGTGTTCTTCAAACTCATTAAATGTAGCTTCTTCAGATCTGTACGAACAAggatgtgtgcattttttatatatacgtacatatatgtatatgtgtatatatgcatggaCATAATGACCATGCATTTTTACTCTCTTTAAAACTTCACAAATGGGATACTTAGAATTAATTGTGCATTAACAGcatttcttattttattttattttttcttctaattgttattttattttttattctaattaTTATTCTAGTTTTTACtctaatttttattatagattttactataattttaattctaGTTTTTACTATAATTCTTATTCTAGTTTTTACtctaattattattatagtttttactataatttttattctaatttttattttattttctggttactcatttttgataatattccgTGAAGTAATTAACAATAGCAGTATCAGCATCGCTCCTCCCGCGGCAAAATAAGCCTTGTCTGCAAAAAGAATATTggttacaaaaatttttataacattcttaaaattaatttctttttaatttacataaCATCTTTCTCTAttcatcttctttttctgcaTACCTGTAAAACCCCCTTTTGTAAAGCACTTGTATGATAGATCTTcaaattcctttttcatgCAATTATGATACTCATAAGAATTAACctcaaaataattcaaacaAAAATCCGATATTGAacaacataaatttttacttttctctCTAGAACAAGTGTTCGATGACATTTTGTCTTCTATAGAGTTACAGTAGcttaaagaaatattattattgcaCTTGCGTACTTcggacatatatataattctttcTCTTGTTAAGTTGACATCTCTGTATTTGTATTCTTTTATATCTAATTTACCATTACTCAAATTATTATGGCTATTTAAGTGGTTACTATTTGGATTTTTCGTAAAAGTACCTTTATTCATATGCGTTCTCCATTCtcctttatcatttttgataCTATCCCTGTGATGTCCCTCTGCATCTGTAGTTTGATCAGAATTGGGTTCTTCATTCGGcatatcattatttttaaaatcatgCTTTTGTAAATCCTTTTcgcttccttcatttttattttttaaactgtgAGTTGTATCATTAGTAGTTCTATGTACACTTTCGTTTAATTCTAAACTTTCAGTTTTACTTAGCGGAGTTGCATCCTCACTTTGTTTACTGTCAGGTGCAggaaaattgtttttttccgtaCCATTTTCTCTTCTATCATTAGTGTTACCACCAACTACAGTCGCTGCATCCTTATTTGCAGAGttatcttccttttctccttttttacttcctacAATTTTATCTCTATCCTCAGGAACACCTTTATTAATATTTCTATCAACTGCACCAGTAGTATCGCCCCTAACAGAGCTTGTATTATCTGAATTATTACTACTATCTTTAGTAGCCTTCTCCTTATCATTGTCTTGTCCCATTCCCGTCTCACCTTTACTATTTGAATCAGGATTAGCCATCGATTTCTTAGATTCCGTAGATCCATTGTTATCACTGTTATCTTTCGAAGACCCCAAACCTTTATCGGTGGTTACTAACGttttttcactattttttaCAGATATAGATGAACTGTTCACAGTGCCATAACCTGGGCTATTTGCTTCAACGGTAGACTTAGAAGATTGACTATTTGTTGTGCCTAAGTTTTCCTTTCCAGCTTCTGCAATATTTGTAACGCTCGTAGTGTCGGCACTCCTTTCACTTACAGATTTCTGCGGATCAACATTTTTAGCACTTGCACTTTCAGCAATATCACTTCGCTGTACATTGCTTTTTTCACATGTCtgatttccattttgacctTTCCACGTAACAGCTTTACCTGTGGTAGAATTATGTGCGCCGCTGTTAACATTTCCATGTGCAGAATCCCCTTGAACCTTCTCCTCCTTACTGCTATATACAGCCTGAATTTTCGGATTCGAATTTGATGCCTTAGATTTAGcagcattttctacatttgtCAGGACTTTctgggtattttttttagcggTACAAACGCATAAATCAATATATGCATTATCACGTTGGTTAATTTCATTCTCAAAGGCCACATCGTTAAATCCATCTAACTCCTGTTTTAGTATATCATAAGCAGTTACGATATCTGCCGTCTGGatgttttgttctttttttacacttatgAATTTATTTGACAGAAGATcccattgttttttttttcttgttatcCATTGatcatataatatacaaGCATTTTTACATGGAAATACAttacatacatttatatcagtataatagaattttctatcacatttttctttcagtTTTTGTAGTTCTTTGGGTAATTCTAATATATAATCCCTTCCCCATTCTCGAATCCATCTATATATTTGGGGTTCTACATTTACCGCAACATCTTTTTCACAAATCCATGCAGAATTAccctttaatttttttttaactgagGACATTATTTCTCTCCAAAtctcttttttacattcattCCACCATTGCTTACGATGCAGTTGGGCATTTTCACCAGTTCCAAAGATGCTGCGCAAATTTGTTTCCACTACTTTGGAATATCCAACAGCTTCCATATCAGTTCCCATAATTATATCTCCAAAATCTTCAAAACTCCATCTTATATCATTACATAAGTCTTTGTTATATATGTTGTTATACTTCTTTAATAACAAATCTCCCTCTTCTCTAACATCATAAATGAGtttcattttcaaatatGACTTTCGAAATCTTATATCACTAGGAAAATTTGTGTTTGTATTATCTATCAAATTCGTAATTTCCTTCATACATAATTGATATCTTCGATCTGGTATACAAATATCCTTCTTATTTGGACAGTCCCAATCTCTTATGCGACGTCCCCTCTTATCATTACACTTTttcattacatatttttgaagaaaagcaTGATTTATAACATCACTAGAGATCTTTTTCTTATGATGAATATCGTAAGGATTGCCACCTTTCGAAGATTTTTCAAGAGAATTTCCCCCATGTTCAGTCACAAATTCAAGAACATTATCAAGGGTCACAGCTGAATGGCCACTGCTAGATGTATCATAATCTAACATTACCAAATTGTTTGCACCTCTCCCGTTATCAGTTTTACTATCAGTTTTATGTTCTCCATCTTTTTCCTCTCTGTAATTGTTGTCTCTAAAGTTTTGCGCCTCGTAAATTGATTCCTTCAAAATACGGCTAgttctttttccattcatttgctcatattttatttttagttcCGTTACgccatatttatattttatattttcctcacTTCTTCTTTCATTAGTTCCTTGTAACCATCGTTCTATGTTATCTTCCTCAATATAGTGATGCCCTTTAGCTAATTTATAACAATTTTCACCTTTcacatattcatttttgcattcttgAAGGGTTTCAATTGTTCGTTCTAATAATACATTATTTACCTGagagaaatgaagaaaaaaattgcaggcATCACGATTATTAGCTTTTTCTAATTTGCTTATTAGtgtaattaaatatatatatttttttcttcatgataatttattagtctaatagaaaaattatcttTATATGATACTTTGTGTGACAATAATAAAactagaagaaaaaataaagggcggttttttcctttcatNNNNNNNNNNNNNNNNNNNNNNNNNNNNNNNNNNNNNNNNNNNNNNNNNNNNNNNNNNNNNNNNNNNNNNNNNNNNNNNNNNNNNNNNNNNNNNNNNNNNNNNNNNNNNNNNNNNNNNNNNNNNNNNNNNNNNNNNNNNNNNNNNNNNNNNNNNNNNNNNNNNNNNNNNNNNNNNNNNNNNNNNNNNNNNNNNNNNNNNNNNNNNNNNNNNNNNNNNNNNNNNNNNNNNNNNNNNNNNNNNNNNNNNNNNNNNNNNNNNNNNNNNNNNNNNNNNNNNNNNNNNNNNNNNNNNNNNNNNNNNNNNNNNNNNNNNNNNNNNNNNNNNNNNNNNNNNNNNNNNNNNNNNNNNNNNNNNNNNNNNNNNNNNNNNNNNNNNNNNNNNNNNNNNNNNNNNNNNNNNNNNNNNNNNNNNNNNNNNNNNNNNNNNNNNNNNNNNNNNNNNNNNNNNNNNNNNNNNNNNNNNNNNNNNNNNNNNNNNNNNNNNNNNNNNNNNNNNNNNNNNNNNNNNNNNNNNNNNNNNNNNNNNNNNNNNNNNNNNNNNNNNNNNNNNNNNNNNNNNNNNNNNNNNNNNNNNNNNNNNNNNNNNNNNNNNNNNNNNNNNNNNNNNNNNNNNNNNNNNNNNNNNNNNNNNNNNNNNNNNNNNNNNNNNNNNNNNNNNNNNNNNNNNNNNNNNNNNNNNNNNNNNNNNNNNNNNNNNNNNNNNNNNNNNNNNNNNNNNNNNNNNNNNNNNNNNNNNNNNNNNNNNNNNNNNNNNNNNNNNNNNNNNNNNNNNNNNNNNNNNNNNNNNNNNNNNNNNNNNNNNNNNNNNNNNNNNNNNNNNNNNNNNNNNNNNNNNNNNNNNNNNNNNNNNNNNNNNNNNNNNNNNNNNNNNNNNNNNNNNNNNNNNNNNNNNNNNNNNNNNNNNNNNNNNNNNNNNNNNNNNNNNNNNNNNNNNNNNNNNNNNNNNNNNNNNNNNNNNNNNNNNNNNNNNNNNNNNNNNNNNNNNNNNNNNNNNNNNNNNNNNNNNNNNNNNNNNNNNNNNNNNNNNNNNNNNNNNNNNNNNNNNNNNNNNNNNNNNNNNNNNNNNNNNNNNNNNNNNNNNNNNNNNNNNNNNNNNNNNNNNNNNNNNNNNNNNNNNNNNNNNNNNNNNNNNNNNNNNNNNNNNNNNNNNNNNNNNNNNNNNNNNNNNNNNNNNNNNNNNNNNNNNNNNNNNNNNNNNNNNNNNNNNNNNNNNNNNNNNNNNNNNNNNNNNNNNNNNNNNNNNNNNNNNNNNNNNNNNNNNNNNNNNNNNNNNNNNNNNNNNNNNNNNNNNNNNNNNNNNNNNNNNNNNNNNNNNNNNNNNNNNNNNNNNNNNNNNNNNNNNNNNNNNNNNNNNNNNNNNNNNNNNNNNNNNNNNNNNNNNNNNNNNNNNNNNNNNNNNNNNNNNNNNNNNNNNNNNNNNNNNNNNNNNNNNNNNNNNNNNNNNNNNNNNNNNNNNNNNNNNNNNNNNNNNNNNNNNNNNNNNNNNNNNNNNNNNNNNNNNNNNNNNNNNNNNNNNNNNNNNNNNNNNNNNNNNNNNNNNNNNNNNNNNNNNNNNNNNNNNNNNNNNNNNNNNNNNNNNNNNNNNNNNNNNNNNNNNNNNNNNNNNNNNNNNNNNNNNNNNNNNNNNNNNNNNNNNNNNNNNNNNNNNNNNNNNNNNNNNNNNNNNNNNNNNNNNNNNNNNNNNNNNNNNNNNNNNNNNNNNNNNNNNNNNNNNNNNNNNNNNNNNNNNNNNNNNNNNNNNNNNNNNNNNNNNNNNNNNNNNNNNNNNNNNNNNNNNNNNNNNNNNNNNNNNNNNNNNNNNNNNNNNNNNNNNNNNNNNNNNNNNNNNNNNNNNNNNNNNNNNNNNNNNNNNNNNNNNNNNNNNNNNNNNNNNNNNNNNNNNNNNNNNNNNNNNNNNNNNNNNNNNNNNNNNNNNNNNNNNNNNNNNNNNNNNNNNNNNNNNNNNNNNNNNNNNNNNNNNNNNNNNNNNNNNNNNNNNNNNNNNNNNNNNNNNNNNNNNNNNNNNNNNNNNNNNNNNNNNNNNNNNNNNNNNNNNNNNNNNNNNNNNNNNNNNNNNNNNNNNNNNNNNNNNNNNNNNNNNNNNNNNNNNNNNNNNNNNNNNNNNNNNNNNNNNNNNNNNNNNNNNNNNNNNNNNNNNNNNNNNNNNNNNNNNNNNNNNNNNNNNNNNNNNNNNNNNNNNNNNNNNNNNNNNNNNNNNNNNNNNNNNNNNNNNNNNNNNNNNNNNNNNNNNNNNNNNNNNNNNNNNNNNNNNNNNNNNNNNNNNNNNNNNNNNNNNNNNNNNNNNNNNNNNNNNNNNNNNNNNNNNNNNNNNNNNNNNNNNNNNNNNNNNNNNNNNNNNNNNNNNNNNNNNNNNNNNNNNNNNNNNNNNNNNNNNNNNNNNNNNNNNNNNNNNNNNNNNNNNNNNNNNNNNNNNNNNNNNNNNNNNNNNNNNNNNNNNNNNNNNNNNNNNNNNNNNNNNNNNNNNNNNNNNNNNNNNNNNNNNNNNNNNNNNNNNNNNNNNNNNNNNNNNNNNNNNNNNNNNNNNNNNNNNNNNNNNNNNNNNNNNNNNNNNNNNNNNNNNNNNNNNNNNNNNNNNNNNNNNNNNNNNNNNNNNNNNNNNNNNNNNNNNNNNNNNNNNNNNNNNNNNNNNNNNNNNNNNNNNNNNNNNNNNNNNNNNNNNNNNNNNNNNNNNNNNNNNNNNNNNNNNNNNNNNNNNNNNNNNNNNNNNNNNNNNNNNNNNNNNNNNNNNNNNNNNNNNNNNNNNNNNNNNNNNNNNNNNNNNNNNNNNNNNNNNNNNNNNNNNNNNNNNNNNNNNNNNNNNNNNNNNNNNNNNNNNNNNNNNNNNNNNNNNNNNNNNNNNNNNNNNNNNNNNNNNNNNNNNNNNNNNNNNNNNNNNNNNNNNNNNNNNNNNNNNNNNNNNNNNNNNNNNNNNNNNNNNNNNNNNNNNNNNNNNNNNNNNNNNNNNNNNNNNNNNNNNNNNNNNNNNNNNNNNNNNNNNNNNNNNNNNNNNNNNNNNNNNNNNNNNNNNNNNNNNNNNNNNNNNNNNNNNNNNNNNNNNNNNNNNNNNNNNNNNNNNNNNNNNNNNNNNNNNNNNNNNNNNNNNNNNNNNNNNNNNNNNNNNNNNNNNNNNNNNNNNNNNNNNNNNNNNNNNNNNNNNNNNNNNNNNNNNNNNNNNNNNNNNNNNNNNNNNNNNNNNNNNNNNNNNNNNNNNNNNNNNNNNNNNNNNNNNNNNNNNNNNNNNNNNNNNNNNNNNNNNNNNNNNNNNNNNNNNNNNNNNNNNNNNNNNNNNNNNNNNNNNNNNNNNNNNNNNNNNNNNNNNNNNNNNNNNNNNNNNNNNNNNNNNNNNNNNNNNNNNNNNNNNNNNNNNNNNNNNNNNNNNNNNNNNNNNNNNNNNNNNNNNNNNNNNNNNNNNNNNNNNNNNNNNNNNNNNNNNNNNNNNNNNNNNNNNNNNNNNNNNNNNNNNNNNNNNNNNNNNNNNNNNNNNNNNNNNNNNNNNNNNNNNNNNNNNNNNNNNNNNNNNNNNNNNNNNNNNNNNNNNNNNNNNNNNNNNNNNNNNNNNNNNNNNNNNNNNNNNNNNNNNNNNNNNNNNNNNNNNNNNNNNNNNNNNNNNNNNNNNNNNNNNNNNNNNNNNNNNNNNNNNNNNNNNNNNNNNNNNNNNNNNNNNNNNNNNNNNNNNNNNNNNNNNNNNNNNNNNNNNNNNNNNNNNNNNNNNNNNNNNNNNNNNNNNNNNNNNNNNNNNNNNNNNNNNNNNNNNNNNNNNNNNNNNNNNNNNNNNNNNNNNNNNNNNNNNNNNNNNNNNNNNNNNNNNNNNNNNNNNNNNNNNNNNNNNNNNNNNNNNNNNNNNNNNNNNNNNNNNNNNNNNNNNNNNNNNNNNNNNNNNNNNNNNNNNNNNNNNNNNNNNNNNNNNNNNNNNNNNNNNNNNNNNNNNNNNNNNNNNNNNNNNNNNNNNNNNNNNNNNNNNNNNNNNNNNNNNNNNNNNNNNNNNNNNNNNNNNNNNNNNNNNNNNNNNNNNNNNNNNNNNNNNNNNNNNNNNNNNNNNNNNNNNNNNNNNNNNNNNNNNNNNNNNNNNNNNNNNNNNNNNNNNNNNNNNNNNN
This sequence is a window from Plasmodium cynomolgi strain B DNA, chromosome 3, whole genome shotgun sequence. Protein-coding genes within it:
- a CDS encoding Duffy binding protein 2 (putative), with translation MKGKNRPLFFLLVLLLSHKVNNVLLERTIETLQECKNEYVKGENCYKLAKGHHYIEEDNIERWLQGTNERRSEENIKYKYGVTELKIKYEQMNGKRTSRILKESIYEAQNFRDNNYREEKDGEHKTDSKTDNGRGANNLVMLDYDTSSSGHSAVTLDNVLEFVTEHGGNSLEKSSKGGNPYDIHHKKKISSDVINHAFLQKYVMKKCNDKRGRRIRDWDCPNKKDICIPDRRYQLCMKEITNLIDNTNTNFPSDIRFRKSYLKMKLIYDVREEGDLLLKKYNNIYNKDLCNDIRWSFEDFGDIIMGTDMEAVGYSKVVETNLRSIFGTGENAQLHRKQWWNECKKEIWREIMSSVKKKLKGNSAWICEKDVAVNVEPQIYRWIREWGRDYILELPKELQKLKEKCDRKFYYTDINVCNVFPCKNACILYDQWITRKKKQWDLLSNKFISVKKEQNIQTADIVTAYDILKQELDGFNDVAFENEINQRDNAYIDLCVCTAKKNTQKVLTNVENAAKSKASNSNPKIQAVYSSKEEKVQGDSAHGNVNSGAHNSTTGKAVTWKGQNGNQTCEKSNVQRSDIAESASAKNVDPQKSVSERSADTTSVTNIAEAGKENLGTTNSQSSKSTVEANSPGYGTVNSSSISVKNSEKTLVTTDKGLGSSKDNSDNNGSTESKKSMANPDSNSKGETGMGQDNDKEKATKDSSNNSDNTSSVRGDTTGAVDRNINKGVPEDRDKIVGSKKGEKEDNSANKDAATVVGGNTNDRRENGTEKNNFPAPDSKQSEDATPLSKTESLELNESVHRTTNDTTHSLKNKNEGSEKDLQKHDFKNNDMPNEEPNSDQTTDAEGHHRDSIKNDKGEWRTHMNKGTFTKNPNSNHLNSHNNLSNGKLDIKEYKYRDVNLTRERIIYMSEVRKCNNNISLSYCNSIEDKMSSNTCSREKSKNLCCSISDFCLNYFEVNSYEYHNCMKKEFEDLSYKCFTKGGFTDKAYFAAGGAMLILLLLITSRNIIKNESEEATFNEFEEHCDNIQRIPLMPNNIEHMQPLTPLDYS